The bacterium genome segment GATGGCCGGAGTGGACTACGACTTAGATAAAGGAGGCTTTGTTGATTTAATGGTGGGATCACCCGGAGATGCTGGCGGATTAGTCGCAAAGATAACTGATATTCGAATTGATGGAACAGCAGCGGTTGCCACCATCAAAGAAGAAGGTTTTTGGGGAACTCTTTCATTTACTGACTACTTTGTACTATCAATACTCGATGGACATTGGCAGATCACTTGTAAGACATTTGCTCACACGGGTGGATCTCACTAAAAGTCTTTGCCTTGTTAGATGAATTTCCGTGCGTTCAGGGTTGAATTGCGTTCTCGTTAATTGAGTATTGACTTGAATTAAGGTTGATTAGTTGTGCAGCCGCCAGCACCACACTGTGTAGCTTTGGC includes the following:
- a CDS encoding nuclear transport factor 2 family protein gives rise to the protein MADDRAEITRLLNLYIDGAGKGNAAQLNEAFHSSARWFGTMAGVDYDLDKGGFVDLMVGSPGDAGGLVAKITDIRIDGTAAVATIKEEGFWGTLSFTDYFVLSILDGHWQITCKTFAHTGGSH